TAAAATCCATTGAATATAAATTCAGTCATCCCCTCTGAACTTCTCCATAAATATAATGGTGAATAAGTATTTGTAATGCAATTAGTAGTTGTTTGACTTATTAAATAAGCTTTTATAATTAAATTTTTAAATCCATCAGTCTTATAACCATTTAATCGAACTCTATCTCTAATTATTTCCATATTGTAATCACTAGGCAACTTAACATGATATTGCATTGCATGCATTTAGCATACCCCCTTTTATAAAAAGGATAGCAATAATAAGTAAAATCTCATATTATCCAATTGTGATATAGTTATCATAAAAAGTGATAGGTGATTAAATTGAACTTTAATGATTTGGAAATTTTTATAACTGTATGTGAAGAAGCATCTATCAATAAAGCTGCAATTAAACTTAGATATGCACAATCTAATATATCTCAAAGAATTAGCAAGCTTGAAAATGAATTAGGTGTAGTTTTGCTTTTTAGAAATCAAAAAGGTGCTAAGGCAACTAAAGCAGGCGAAGAATTCTTAGCGTATAGCAAAAAAGTATTAAGAGATACAGAGACTATAAAAAATAAAATGAAAAATAATACTATGTCTATTTTATGCTCAGAACTGTTATTTAATTATTTATCTGAGAGCGAAGAAATTATGATGTCGAATAACTCAATTAATTTTATTTCTAGTGGAAATATTAGAAAAGCTATAGAAAAAAATAATTATGATAAGGTTATTTCATTCATAAAAATTAACGACTCAAATTATAGACTTAGTAATGTTGATACTATGAAAGTAACGCTTTACAGTAATGGAAGTAATTATGATAAAGAGGCTTTACTAATAAATAAAGATGAGTTTTGTCCTTTAAGGAAAATAACTTTAGATAATAAGCTTGATTCACAACGGGTAATGGAAATTGATTCATTGGCAGCAATAATAAACTTAGTTAAACAAGGAAAAGGAAAGGCTTTATTACCTATGACTTTTGAGAATAAAAGAGATATAGTACAGGACATTTCTAAGATATTTGAAGTTAACTACTATACTTATAATCATATTATGCATCATTAATTGAAAGTTGATTGAGTTTAAATTACAGGAACGATTTTAAAAGTCTAGTAGTTAGAATGAGCGATGTGACAGAAAAGAAATTATGCCTTTTATTTTGTAAATTCGTTGTTTTAAAGTAAAGGTCCTTGTAGTATAGGAAAAAGTGGATGACTTCTCCGCCTTTACCACCCTTTCAAGCATAATGATAACTGCTAAATATTGATTATAGCACCATTGCAAAACTAATCATTAATTGTCATATTCAACTATTTTGAAAAGTATCAATTTCACATTATCAAATTATTGAGTATCTCAATTTATTGTTATACACAAACAGTATTTTTGTTATCATAGAGTTAATAAATATAATAAATTAAACAAGTAACTTTACAAAAATTAGAATGATTCAATTCAATCATAATTGTTTGAAAATAGAGGTGAGCAGGTGAACGATATGTTAATTAGTCTTGTAATCCCAGTTTTTGCTTTGTTAGTTATTGGTGGTATTATTTGGA
The genomic region above belongs to Staphylococcus aureus and contains:
- a CDS encoding LysR family transcriptional regulator: MIKLNFNDLEIFITVCEEASINKAAIKLRYAQSNISQRISKLENELGVVLLFRNQKGAKATKAGEEFLAYSKKVLRDTETIKNKMKNNTMSILCSELLFNYLSESEEIMMSNNSINFISSGNIRKAIEKNNYDKVISFIKINDSNYRLSNVDTMKVTLYSNGSNYDKEALLINKDEFCPLRKITLDNKLDSQRVMEIDSLAAIINLVKQGKGKALLPMTFENKRDIVQDISKIFEVNYYTYNHIMHH